The following coding sequences are from one Myxococcota bacterium window:
- the pdxA gene encoding 4-hydroxythreonine-4-phosphate dehydrogenase PdxA produces the protein MSERPRTPRPRIGITVGDPAGIGPEVVAAALRAFAAEPLELRVYGDLDAVTRAGGALPEGTHRRFASAAVEPGHPRPEAAAGIVGAVQAAARDCLARELDAVVTAPLSKEIIGAGGFAYPGHTELFEEIAGGRAVMLLVGRGLRVALATIHCALREVPGRLTRPGLVSVLEIMHADLERRFRVRAPRIAVCGLNPHAGEGGRFGDEEERIIAPALADARGRGVDARGPFSGDSLFHRAVAGEFDAVLAMYHDQGLAPLKTHAFGQAVNVTLGLPLVRTSVDHGTAFDIAGKGKADPSSLLEAVRLAVELARNERGEAR, from the coding sequence TTGAGCGAGCGCCCCCGCACCCCCCGTCCCCGCATCGGCATCACCGTCGGCGATCCCGCAGGGATCGGTCCCGAGGTGGTGGCAGCCGCTTTGCGCGCGTTCGCCGCCGAGCCGCTCGAGCTGCGCGTGTACGGCGACCTCGACGCAGTGACTCGTGCCGGCGGCGCGCTGCCGGAAGGCACGCACCGGCGCTTCGCGAGCGCCGCCGTCGAGCCCGGCCACCCGCGGCCCGAGGCCGCGGCCGGGATCGTGGGCGCCGTGCAGGCCGCCGCGCGCGATTGCCTGGCGCGCGAGCTCGACGCCGTGGTCACCGCGCCGCTCTCGAAGGAGATCATCGGCGCAGGCGGGTTCGCCTATCCGGGCCACACGGAGCTCTTCGAGGAGATCGCCGGCGGGCGCGCCGTGATGCTGCTCGTGGGCCGCGGGCTGCGCGTGGCGTTGGCGACGATCCACTGCGCGCTGCGCGAGGTGCCCGGCCGACTCACACGCCCGGGGCTGGTGTCGGTGCTGGAGATCATGCACGCGGACCTGGAGCGCCGCTTCCGCGTGCGCGCGCCGCGCATCGCGGTCTGCGGTCTCAACCCGCACGCCGGCGAGGGCGGGCGCTTCGGCGACGAGGAGGAGCGCATCATCGCGCCCGCGCTCGCCGACGCGCGCGGGCGCGGTGTGGACGCGCGCGGCCCGTTCTCGGGCGACAGCCTGTTCCACCGCGCCGTCGCGGGCGAGTTCGACGCCGTGCTCGCGATGTACCACGACCAGGGCCTCGCGCCTCTAAAGACGCACGCCTTCGGCCAGGCGGTGAACGTGACTCTTGGTCTTCCGCTCGTGCGCACGAGCGTGGACCACGGAACCGCCTTCGACATCGCGGGGAAGGGCAAAGCGGACCCGTCCTCGCTGCTCGAGGCGGTAAGATTGGCGGTCGAGCTCGCGCGCAACGAGCGGGGGGAAGCGAGATGA
- a CDS encoding peptidylprolyl isomerase, which yields MRRVSAALIALLLAAGAARAETADGVAAIVGDEVVLLSEVRDAWQAYVSKLRAKGESVTQEDAMQLRNQALQSLIDEKLVGQIAKKQNMAASEEDIDESVKGIAQDEGVSVDAIYAAAAQQGLDKKAYRNQLGQQITRMKIVQGAVQGKVHVTEDDVKKLYDERYGHAKPGVRIRVLHILIPVPADAPQSQRQEARELTQQLRDKAKESGDFSALARKYSAAPTASQGGLTVFRESDAPPEIKAAIENLKPGEVSGVIETTHGENLFQYLDRFDPADVPYEQVSDKLRAELMERQTMPAFEKWIADVRKSRYIEVVAPELR from the coding sequence ATGAGGCGAGTGAGTGCCGCGCTGATCGCCCTTCTGCTGGCGGCAGGCGCCGCGCGCGCGGAGACCGCCGACGGCGTGGCCGCGATCGTGGGCGACGAGGTGGTGCTGCTGTCCGAGGTGCGCGACGCCTGGCAGGCCTACGTGTCCAAGCTGCGCGCCAAGGGTGAGTCGGTGACCCAGGAAGACGCCATGCAGCTGCGCAACCAGGCGCTGCAGAGCCTGATCGACGAGAAGCTCGTGGGCCAGATCGCCAAGAAGCAGAACATGGCGGCGAGCGAGGAGGACATCGACGAGTCGGTGAAGGGCATCGCGCAGGACGAGGGAGTCAGCGTCGACGCCATCTACGCGGCGGCGGCGCAGCAGGGCCTGGACAAGAAGGCCTACCGCAACCAGCTCGGCCAGCAGATCACGCGCATGAAGATCGTGCAGGGAGCCGTGCAGGGGAAGGTGCACGTCACCGAAGACGACGTGAAGAAGCTCTACGACGAGCGCTACGGCCACGCCAAGCCGGGCGTGCGCATCCGGGTGCTCCACATCCTGATTCCCGTGCCGGCCGACGCACCCCAGTCACAGCGCCAGGAGGCGCGCGAGCTCACCCAGCAGCTGCGGGACAAGGCCAAGGAGAGCGGCGACTTCAGCGCGCTCGCCCGCAAATATTCGGCCGCGCCGACCGCGTCGCAGGGCGGGCTCACGGTGTTCCGTGAGTCCGACGCGCCGCCCGAGATCAAGGCCGCGATCGAGAACCTGAAGCCCGGCGAGGTCAGCGGGGTGATCGAGACCACGCACGGCGAGAACCTGTTCCAGTATCTCGACCGCTTCGACCCGGCCGACGTGCCCTACGAGCAGGTCTCCGACAAGCTGCGCGCCGAGCTGATGGAGCGCCAGACCATGCCCGCGTTCGAGAAGTGGATCGCCGACGTCCGCAAGTCCCGCTATATCGAGGTGGTCGCACCGGAGCTGCGTTGA
- a CDS encoding peptidyl-prolyl cis-trans isomerase — MKILAALAAALILSACGSRSGDDGWAAEVDGQKIPAQELRRAVDERVDDNPDLKREDVAGEVLQKLVSDQVVLNYAKKRGIDVTPAEVEARLREIHGEDWKDPDPEYRQAVRREMIVERTALADLGQRARVPDSALRAYYEEHHAEYATPARVQIRQIVVTERPKAEALRQQAEGGADFAELARANSVAPEAKDGGQLPPFAKGELPEAFDRAFDTEPGKISPVIESPYGFHLFLVEARLPPHETSFEEAHDKIAVVLNERALDDLRRDWVRELRKKSEIKVNDRVLESLR, encoded by the coding sequence ATGAAGATCCTCGCGGCGCTCGCCGCCGCCCTGATCCTCTCTGCCTGCGGGTCGCGCTCGGGCGACGACGGCTGGGCGGCCGAGGTCGACGGCCAGAAGATCCCGGCCCAGGAGCTGCGGCGCGCGGTCGACGAGCGGGTCGACGACAATCCCGACCTGAAGCGCGAGGACGTGGCGGGGGAGGTGCTGCAGAAGCTCGTCTCGGATCAGGTGGTGCTGAACTACGCCAAGAAGCGCGGGATCGACGTGACTCCGGCCGAGGTCGAGGCGCGGCTGCGCGAGATCCACGGCGAGGACTGGAAGGACCCCGACCCCGAGTACCGCCAGGCGGTGCGGCGCGAGATGATCGTGGAGCGCACGGCGCTGGCCGATCTCGGCCAGCGCGCGCGTGTGCCCGACAGCGCCCTGCGCGCCTACTACGAGGAGCACCACGCCGAGTACGCGACGCCCGCGCGCGTGCAGATCCGGCAGATCGTGGTCACGGAGCGGCCCAAGGCCGAGGCACTGCGCCAACAGGCCGAGGGCGGGGCCGACTTCGCCGAGCTGGCGCGCGCCAACAGCGTCGCGCCCGAGGCCAAGGACGGCGGCCAGCTGCCGCCGTTCGCCAAGGGCGAGCTACCCGAGGCCTTCGACCGCGCGTTCGACACCGAGCCTGGCAAGATCTCGCCCGTGATCGAGTCGCCCTACGGCTTCCACCTGTTCCTGGTCGAGGCGCGCCTGCCGCCGCACGAGACGAGCTTCGAAGAGGCGCACGACAAGATCGCGGTGGTGCTGAACGAGCGCGCGCTCGACGACCTGCGGCGCGACTGGGTGCGCGAGCTGCGCAAGAAGTCCGAGATCAAGGTGAACGACCGCGTGCTGGAGAGCCTGCGATGA